One region of Eretmochelys imbricata isolate rEreImb1 chromosome 2, rEreImb1.hap1, whole genome shotgun sequence genomic DNA includes:
- the LOC144260058 gene encoding uncharacterized protein LOC144260058: MQGGDAEEATPAGAALQVLVTFEDIAIYFTREEWEMLAEWQKELYRDVMKAHYDNLISLGHAGTTPDVLSRIERGEEPWVMDQQEERERLECTLHEGAGLSRTEQQQQEEGPENLEPHGTLPSRSEERVFQSPELEETCQTQRRSLRLQLILAGNEPATPRDCERGGQEPPRLPAQGRPKTSQSPATCHMCGLGFKGERVLSRHKRSVHKIKDPHQCQVCGKCFRLRQDLRRHQRTHTGEKPYLCTHCGKRFSQTANLCTHKKMHRGERPYPCAICGKSFRQKQQLVSHSRIHTGERPYPCTQCAKSFRWKQALRVHQKTHVGEGGSEGSQATGRAFTCPKCKAVFAHRHDFLTHRRAHASERTYQCADCGRRFRQRQQLIPHRRIHTGERPYNCPLCGKSFRRRQELTTHQRIHTDERPFRCPECPLSFREKQKLRRHQRIHTGERPYACSECEKRFRQKQQMVSHLRIHTDERPYACSECGKHFRRKDSLAKHQRTHQRVQT; encoded by the exons ATGCAGGGGGGAGACGCCGAAGAGGCGACGCCAGCCGGGGCCGCTCTGCAG GTCCTGGTGACATTTGAGGACATTGCCATCTATTTCACCCGGGAGGAGTGGGAGATGCTGGCAGAGTGGCAGAAGGAGCTGTATCGGGATGTGATGAAGGCACATTATGACAATCTGATTTCCCTGG GCCATGCAGGCACCACGCCTGATGTGTTATCGCGGATcgaacgaggggaagagccgtgggtcatggatcagcaggaggaaagagagaggctgGAATGCACCTTGCATG AGGGTGCAGGCCTGAGCAgaactgagcagcagcagcaggaggaaggtcctgaGAACTTGGAGCCACATGGGACTTTACCGAGTAGGTCGGAAGAGAGAGTTTTCCAGAGCCCCGAGCTGGAAGAAACTTGCCAGACACAGCGCAGGTCGCTGAGGCTGCAGCTGATCTTGGCGGGGAATGAGCCAGCTACCCCAAGGGACTGCGAAAGGGGTGGCCAGGAACCTCCGAGGCTCCCTGCGCAGGGAAGACCAAAGACGAGCCAGAGCCCAGCTACGTGTCACATGTGTGGACTTGGCTTCAAGGGAGAGAGAGTCCTTAGCAGACACAAACGCAGCGTCCACAAGATAAAGGATCCACACCAGTGCCAAGTGTGTGGGAAGTGCTTCCGGCTACGGCAGGACCTCAGGAGGCACCAGAGGACCCACACGGGGGAGAAGCCCTACCTTTGCACTCACTGTGGGAAGAGGTTCAGCCAGACCGCCAATCTCTGCACCCACAAGAAGATGCACAGGGGGGAGCGGCCGTACCCCTGCGCCATCTGTGGCAAGAGCTTccggcagaagcagcagctggtgtcGCACAGCCGGATCCACACGGGGGAGCGGCCCTACCCCTGCACGCAGTGTGCCAAGAGCTTCCGCTGGAAGCAGGCGCTCAGGGTCCACCAGAAAACCCACGTGGGAGAAGGTGGCTCTGAGGGGAGCCAGGCCACAGGGCGGGCCTTCACCTGCCCCAAGTGCAAGGCCGTCTTCGCTCACAGGCACGACTTCCTAACGCACCGGCGAGCGCACGCCAGCGAGCGGACCTACCAGTGTGCCGACTGCGGGAGGCGCTTCAGACAGCGGCAGCAGCTGATTCCGCACCGCCGgatccacaccggggagcggccctacaACTGCCCGCTCTGCGGGAAGAGCTTCCGGCGCAGGCAGGAGCTGACCAcgcaccagagaatccacacggatGAGAGGCCCTTCCGCTGCCCTGAGTGCCCGCTCAGCTTCAGGGAGAAGCAGAAGCTGAGGagacaccagagaatccacacgggcgAGAGGCCCTATGCCTGCTCGGAGTGCGAGAAACGCTTCCGGCAGAAGCAGCAGATGGTGTCCCACCTCCGGATCCACACGGACGAGCGGCCCTACGCCTGCTCGGAGTGCGGGAAACACTTCCGGCGGAAAGACTCCCTCGCCAAACACCAGAGAACCCACCAAAGGGTGCagacatag
- the LOC144260044 gene encoding LOW QUALITY PROTEIN: uncharacterized protein LOC144260044 (The sequence of the model RefSeq protein was modified relative to this genomic sequence to represent the inferred CDS: deleted 3 bases in 2 codons), which yields MPRSPSGGRGLWVTGNRGPLNAAGGAQGCEQAVSCGRAWGCRGGGRKMSERESGSQVPVSFADVSVSFTREEWEILAEWQKELYWDVMRENYEILISLGGDMPKPALLLLTEEGGKPSAEDASARVALAPVSIVAECLNASGKVKLEDNEVEIQIPEHLPLSVEGRPISWGSESNASPLGGQLHTAPQVALGDVDGKAPNVLTKCKTEPSREVEVPPECPSRCDGSLRWQRQVDGTAPQKARCLVKEEVEEEGGYGTGFSAQQSQRSPGEEAEAPPCTEYNESYSPWLGAAGSQRTGVGADPSGGGQDQRVVICKTEIRDDLQVHVMEEPYPGASPAGDQPRDQFLQCSRCARDFLRRSDLVRHCRAHSGERPYRCNRCGKGFRRRSHLSDHVRTHTGEKPFPCHLCPKSFSRRSTLKKHQETHAKERPEEPAWQNHPPKPCRARKADKAYPSGRGHATQQERTHAGGKPFSCGVCGKSFSTRSYAAKHERAHLEERPYPCALGPESFAGQRAPARRQRAPGGEKPFPCGLCGQWFRRRSHLSDHVRTHTGEKPFPCHLCPKSFSRRSTLNKHQETHARPGLHTSRDREPVHKLPRRSHPAAKPYPCCRCHKSFSTRAYAQRHERAHSGERPGLPGMGDRSFRRQTRTVKHESGPRGEEPCWPHGQGNGVGSQPHAFKEERPFPGASVLGGAPEHLPAPAKDKLYPCSLCGKSFRWPSTLSKHQSSHAAKKLHPCPLCPQSFRSPLALKRHQPSHTEEKPFSCSLCHKQFRRRSYLSVHRRLHLENGPYQCALCEKHFIFKCDFVKHYGFHTGERPYPCSRCARSFRKQSHLTEHLRIHTGEKPFSCKLCDKRFGRRSTLTKHQQIHGRRAPLRCADCRKTFAVESVFLMHQKMHGRTAAPSV from the exons ATGCCCCGCAGCCCGAGCGGCGGCCGCGGCCTGTGGGTGACGGGAAACCGGGGA CCCCTGAACGCAGCTGGAGGCGCCCAGGGATGTGAGCAGGCGGTGTCT tgtggcagagcctggggctgccgAGGAGGCGGAAGGAAAATGTCTGAAAGGGAGTCTGGCTCGCAG GTCCCAGTGTCATTTGCCGATGTCTCAGTCAGTTTCACCCGGGAGGAGTGGGAGATCTTGGCAGAATGGCAGAAGGAGCTGTACTGGGACGTGATGAGAGAGAACTATGAGATACTGATATCGCTGG GTGGTGATATGCCAAAACCTGCCCTCCTGCTGCtgacagaggaagggggaaagccCAGTGCGGAGGATGCCTCTGCCAGGGTGGCCCTGGCCCCCGTGTCTATAG TTGCTGAATGCCTGAATGCAAGTGGAAAGGTGAAACTGGAGGACAATGAAGTTGAAATCCAAATCCCTGAGCATCTCCCTTTGTCTGTGGAGGGGAGGCCCATTTCTTGGGGCTCAGAGAGCAACGCTTCACCTTTGGGTGGTCAACTGCACACGGCCCCCCAGGTTGCTCTCGGCGACGTCGATGGCAAAGCTCCCAATGTCCTGACTAAGTGCAAGACGGAGCCCTCCAGGGAGGTGGAAGTTCCACCCGAGTGTCCTTCGCGGTGCGACGGCAGTTTGCGATGGCAGCGTCAGGTCGACGGCACAGCCCCGCAGAAGGCTCGCTGCCTCGTGAAGGAAGAGGTTGAAGAAGAGGGCGGCTACGGAACGGGTTTCAGTGCTCAGCAGTCCCAGCGCTCCCCCGGAGAAGAGGCGGAGGCTCCTCCATGCACCGAGTACAATGAAAGCTACAGCCCATGGCTGGGCGCCGCCGGCAGCCAGAGGACTGGTGTCGGCGCGGATCCGTCCGGCGGCGGCCAAGACCAGCGTGTTGTCATCTGCAAGACTGAGATAAGGGATGACCTCCAGGTTCACGTCATGGAGGAGCCTTACCCGGGCGCGTCCCCGGCCGGCGACCAGCCGCGAGATCAGTTCCTGCAGTGCTCCAGGTGCGCCAGAGACTTCCTGCGCCGCTCGGACCTGGTGAGGCACTGCCGAGCGCACAGCGGCGAGCGGCCGTACCGCTGCAACCGCTGCGGCAAGGGCTTCCGCCGGCGCTCGCACCTCAGCGACCACGTCCGCACGCACACCGGCGAGAAGCCCTTCCCTTGCCACCTCTGCCCCAAGAGCTTCAGCCGGCGCTCCACCCTCAAGAAGCACCAGGAGACCCACGCCAAGGAGCGCCCCGAGGAGCCAGCCTGGCAGAATCACCCGCCGAAGCCGTGCCGGGCCCGCAAGGCGGACAAGGCCTACCCGAGCGGGAGGGGTCACGCAACCCAGCAGGAGAGGACGCACGCCGGGGGGAAGCCCTTCTCTTGCGGTGTCTGCGGCAAGAGCTTCAGCACGCGTTCCTACGCTGCCAAGCATGAGCGTGCCCACCTGGAGGAGCGGCCCTACCCCTGCGCCCTGGGCCCTGAGAGCTTCGCCGGGCAGCGGGCCCCGGCCAGGCGCCAGCGGGCGCCCGGCGGCGAGAAGCCCTTCCCCTGCGGCTTGTGCGGCCAGTGGTTCCGCCGGCGCTCGCACCTCAGCGACCACGTCCGCACGCACACCGGCGAGAAGCCCTTCCCTTGCCACCTCTGCCCCAAGAGCTTCAGCCGGCGCTCCACCCTCAACAAGCACCAGGAGACCCACGCGCGGCCAGGCCTGCACACCAGCCGGGACAGGGAGCCCGTCCACAAGCTGCCCCGCCGCAGCCACCCAGCCGCCAAGCCCTACCCCTGCTGCAGATGCCACAAGAGCTTCAGCACCCGGGCCTATGCCCAGCGGCACGAGAGGGCTCACAGCGGGGAGAGGCCGGGTCTGCCTGGCATGGGCGACCGGAGCTTTCGCAGGCAGACTCGCACCGTCAAGCATGAGTCCGGCCCCCGGGGAGAGGAGCCGTGTTGGCCCCACGGCCAAGGGAACGGGGTCGGGTCACAACCGCACGCCTTCAAGGAGGAGAGGCCATTCCCGGGGGCCAGCGTCCTCGGGGGGGCGCCGGAGCATCTGCCTGCTCCTGCCAAGGACAAGCTCTACCCCTGCAGCctgtgcgggaaaagcttcaggtGGCCGTCGACCCTCAGCAAGCACCAGAGCAGCCACGCGGCCAAGAAGCTGCACCCCTGCCCGCTGTGCCCCCAGAGCTTCAGGAGCCCGCTGGCCTTGAAGAGGCACCAGCCGAGCCACACGGAGGAGAAGCCCTtctcctgcagcctgtgccaCAAGCAATTCCGCCGGCGCTCCTACCTCAGCGTCCACCGGCGACTGCACCTGGAGAACGGCCCCTACCAGTGCGCCCTGTGCGAGAAACACTTCATCTTCAAGTGCGACTTCGTCAAGCATTACGGCTTCCACACGGGCGAGCGGCCCTACCCCTGCAGCCGCTGCGCCCGCAGCTTCCGCAAGCAGTCGCACCTCACCGAGCACCTCCGCATCCACACCGGCGAGAAGCCTTTCTCCTGCAAACTGTGCGACAAGCGCTTCGGCCGCCGCTCCACGCTGACCAAGCACCAGCAGATCCACGGCCGGCGCGCGCCCCTCCGCTGCGCCGACTGCCGCAAAACCTTCGCCGTGGAGTCGGTGTTTCTCATGCACCAGAAAATGCATGGCAGGACGGCCGCGCCCAGCGTGTGA